One Dryobates pubescens isolate bDryPub1 chromosome 33, bDryPub1.pri, whole genome shotgun sequence DNA window includes the following coding sequences:
- the CTNNBIP1 gene encoding beta-catenin-interacting protein 1, with protein MNREGVPGKSPEEMYIQQKVRVLLMLRKMGSNLTASEEEFLRTYAGVVNSQLSQLPQHSIDQGAEDVVMAFSRSETEDRRQ; from the exons aTGAACCGAGAGGGTGTCCCCGGAAAGAGTCCGGAGGAGATGTATATTCAGCAAAAAGTGAGAGTCCTGCTCATGCTGAGGAAGATGGGATCAAAT CTGACTGCTAGTGAAGAGGAGTTCTTGCGCACGTATGCGGGTGTAGTGAATAGCCAACTTAGCCAGCTTCCTCAACACTCAATTGATCAGG GTGCTGAGGATGTTGTGATGGCATTTTCCAGATCAGAGACAGAAGACAGAAGACAGTAA